One Cyanobium sp. Tous-M-B4 genomic region harbors:
- a CDS encoding Mrp/NBP35 family ATP-binding protein, with product MASVEQAQAALNAVQDAGSGRSLIELGWIQQTRLVDDRAVFRLALPGFAQSQRDRIAAEAKTALLALEGINDVQIELDQPSGGAPIGAAGHGQGPERGQLPERQPIPGVRQVIAVSSGKGGVGKSTVAVNLACALAASGLKVGLLDADIYGPNAPTMLGVADRTPEVSGEGAQQVMKPIETCGIAMVSMGLLIQENQPVIWRGPMLNGIIRQFLYQVDWGERDVLIVDLPPGTGDAQLTIAQAVPMAGAIIVTTPQLVSLADARRGLAMFLQMGVDVLGVVENMSVFIPPDAPDKRYALFGSGGGARLAEEAGVPLLAELPLEMPVREGGDAGRPVVLSHPESISARGFLALARQLSAAHLAPA from the coding sequence ATGGCATCTGTGGAGCAGGCTCAGGCCGCCCTCAACGCCGTTCAGGATGCCGGCAGCGGGCGCAGCCTGATCGAGCTGGGCTGGATCCAGCAGACGCGACTGGTGGATGATCGGGCCGTATTTCGGCTTGCCCTACCTGGCTTTGCCCAGAGCCAGCGGGATCGCATCGCCGCCGAGGCCAAGACGGCCCTGCTCGCCCTTGAAGGCATCAACGATGTTCAAATTGAGTTGGACCAGCCCAGCGGCGGCGCTCCAATCGGTGCCGCAGGTCATGGTCAAGGGCCAGAACGCGGTCAACTGCCAGAGCGCCAGCCCATCCCTGGGGTGCGCCAGGTCATCGCCGTCAGCAGTGGCAAGGGCGGAGTGGGCAAGAGCACAGTTGCCGTGAACCTGGCCTGTGCCCTGGCGGCTTCAGGCCTGAAGGTGGGCTTGCTCGATGCAGACATCTACGGGCCGAATGCCCCCACCATGCTGGGAGTGGCTGATCGCACGCCTGAAGTGAGCGGCGAAGGCGCCCAGCAAGTGATGAAACCGATCGAAACCTGTGGCATCGCCATGGTGTCGATGGGCCTGCTGATCCAGGAAAACCAGCCCGTGATCTGGCGGGGGCCGATGCTCAACGGCATCATTCGCCAGTTTCTCTACCAAGTCGACTGGGGCGAACGGGATGTGCTGATCGTCGACCTGCCTCCTGGCACCGGTGATGCCCAGCTCACCATCGCCCAGGCTGTGCCGATGGCCGGGGCGATCATCGTCACCACTCCCCAGCTGGTTTCCCTAGCTGATGCCCGCCGGGGCCTGGCGATGTTTCTGCAGATGGGGGTGGACGTGCTGGGTGTGGTGGAAAACATGAGCGTCTTCATCCCCCCTGACGCTCCAGATAAGCGTTATGCCCTATTCGGCAGCGGCGGCGGCGCCCGCCTGGCTGAAGAGGCCGGGGTGCCCCTACTGGCCGAACTTCCTCTGGAGATGCCCGTGCGGGAAGGGGGGGATGCCGGACGGCCGGTAGTGCTCAGCCATCCCGAATCGATCAGCGCCCGGGGCTTTTTGGCTTTGGCCCGCCAGCTCAGCGCCGCCCATCTGGCGCCAGCCTGA